A stretch of DNA from Mycolicibacterium celeriflavum:
TTGACACCCGCCTCGTAGGCCGCCTTGATTGACGTGCGCGCCTTGGGGAACATTTCAGCGGCTTTGTCCTGCAACGCCTTCGGCGCCTTGGACACGTCCATCGCTTCGGCCAGCCGACGCGTCGTCACCAGCCACCGGTCGTTGTCGACGAGCATCTGGATTGCCTCGTCGTCCATCAGGAAGCCGTGTTCGATGCAGTCGATGCCGCACGCGACTGCGTGCTTGACGGCCTCGGCGCCGTGCGTGTGCGCGGCGACCTTCAACCCGCGCCGGTGCGCCTCGTCGACGATGGCCCGCAGTTCCTCGTCCGAATAGTGTTGTGCGCCCGCCTCTCCGGTCAGCGACATTACGCCGCCCGAAACGCAGACCTTGATCAGCTCAGCACCGTGCTTGATCTGGTAGCGCACCGCCTTGCGAATCTCGTCGACGCCGTTGGCGATGCCCTCCTCGACCGTCAACTCGAGCGCGCCGGGCATGAACGCCGCGAACATCGTCGGGTCGAGATGGCCGCCCGTCGGGGTGATCGCGTGCCCGGCGGGCACCACGCGCGGACCGTCGATCCAGCCGGCATCGATCGCCTTGCTCAACGCGACGTCGAGCAGGTAACCGCCTGTCTTGACGAACAATCCGAGGTTGCGCACCGTCGTGAAGCCCGCCCGCAGTGTCCGTCGGGCGTTGCCCACGGCCCGCAGCACCCGGGTCGCGGGATCGTCCTGCACCTGGGAGAGGCCCGGGTTCTCACCGCGCCCGCCCATCAGCAGGTTGACCTCCATGTCCATCAGGCCGGGCAGCAGGATTGCGTCGCCCAGATCGATGACGTCGCCCTCCTCGGCACCGCCTACTGTGGCTGAATTGTCGGCACCGCCGACGCCGACGATCGTGTCGCCTTCGATTCGGACCACTCCGGGCCGGACGATCTCGCCGGCTTCGACGTCGAGGAAACCCGCCGCTTTGAGGGTCAGCACGGTCAGACCACCGGCTCCTTGACCAGCTGAATGTATGAGGCACCGCTGTCGAGCACGCGTGGCTGATTCCACACCTCGACAGGAAAACTCACCATGACGATCGACTGGCCGAGGTGCACCAACGCCTTGGCGTCGTCCGGCATGCCCTTGAGCGGGAAGCGCGCATCGACGTAGACCATGATGTCCTCGAGCCTAGCCATGCCGGCGTCGTACAACTCCTGCATCTCGGCCATCGTGGAGTTCAAGCGCTTCTGGTAGCGCTCCTCCTCGGTGGGCAGACACCAGTCACTGAACTTCTCCAAGTCGGCGAATTCGGCAGGTAGCTTAGACATTGGCGTGATCCTTCTCGGTCGCGGCGGCACCGGAGTTGGCATTGGCCGAACCGTTTCCGGCGGCCTTGCTCGCCTTGTACCGGTCGACATACTCGTGTGCCGTCTTATGCAGATGGCGCAGCAAAATCTCCTGATCACACAGCGGGAACTCGGTGACGACCCGGGTGTTGATCTGCGTCTGAGTGGCCTCCAGGGTGTTCGCGTCCTGGAACGCGTACTCCTTGAACGTCACCGCGGCCAGTTCCTGCGACAGTCGCTGGCGCAGGTTCGTCGGCGGCACGAAGTAAAGGTCGGCCTCGAAGATGTGTTTGTCCACCGCCGTCGGCCAGTAGTGATAGGTCAGATACCAGCCCGGTGCCCAGAACAGCAGCGTGAAGTTCGGAAAGAACTCGAACGAGTCGGTGCCCCAGGACTTGTGGCGACCGGGGTTGATGGCCGGCGGCAACTCGTCGGGCAGGATGCCCTTGATGTCGGGCCGATCCCAGGGCCCGAACAAGCCGCTGTGCAGAATCCGCTCGATCGGCTTGACCATGTTCAGGTCCTTGGGCGGGCTCATGCCGCCCCACGACGACACCATCGAGTGGTCACCCTTGATGTCGTAGGCCAGCGCCTCGAAGCCGAACTTGGCCAGCTTCTCGGCCTCCTCCTTCTCGGCCTGCTTCATGTGCAGGATTGGCGCGTGGTAGAACTCGACGAACGCGTCGATGAACAGCTTCCAGTTGGCGTTGATCTCCGACCGGTAGCTGTAGTGCTCGGTCATCTCGTGGAACGGGTAGCCCTCGAGTCCCTTGGCGAAGTCGCCCAGGTACTCCCGCAGCGGCATCGCGTCCTTGTCGAAGTTGATGAAGATGAAGCCTTCCCAGACCTCGCAGCGCACGGGCACCAGTCCGTACTGCGACTTGTCGAGGTCGAAGAATTCGCCCTCCTGCTGGACGAAGGTCAGGTCACCCTCGAGTGAGTAGCGCCAAGCGTGGTACTTGCATGTGAACTGGCGGCAGGTGCCGGACACCTCCTCGCCCGGGTAGTCGTTCCACACCAACTTGTTCCCGCGGTGGCGGCACATGTTGTAGAAAGCGCGGACCACTTCCTGCTTGTCTTTGACGATGATCACCGACGTGCCATGGCCGACCGACGGCATCTCGCGGGTGAAGTAGCTGCCCTTCTTGGGCAGCCGCTCGACCCGGCCGACGTTGAGCCAGGTCTTCTTGAAGATCGCCTCCTGCTCGAGCTTGTAGTGCTCGGGATCGATCGAATCCTCGTAGTTGACCGGCGCAGTACCGAGCTCCGGCCAGTTCTCTGTCCAGCTACCGGCTTCCGGCTTGGGGAAAAACGCCACGATTATCTACCTCTCTGCGTGCTTTTCGGGGTCGGGTTCTACGCCGAAAGTGTTGATCGCCATGGCCAGTGCGCCATAGCAGCCGATCGTGAAGACGAGGTCCATCAGCTGACGTTCCTCGAGGTGTTCGGACAAGGCAGCCCACGTCGCGTCGGAGACGTTGGACTTGTCCTGAAGTTCGTCCACCGCGTGCAGTACGGCGCGGTCGAGTTCGTCTGCGGCCTCGCCGCGCTGCAGGGCTTCGATGACCTCATCGGTCAAACCCTCGTCGCGGCCCATCTCGACGTGGTGCCGCCACTCGTACTCGCAGTTCATCAAGTGAGCGACGCGGAGCACTGCCAACTCCCGCAGCCGCGGCGGCAGCGTCGATCCGTACAGCAGGTGGAAGTTGAATCGCAGGAAGGCGCGGGTCAGCTTGGGGTGGCGAACCAGCGTGGCGAGCAGGTTTCCTGCGTCTTCGGGATTGCGGCGTTCGGGCGCCATGCTCGACAGGGCCTCGTCGACGGCTTCGTCCCACTCGTCTGTGGGCAGCGGCGGCACGCGCAAAGCGCCTCCTTCCTGTGTCCTCTCGGCGATGAGAATCAGGTTCTCATATTTCGCCAATAGATTTCCACCTTTCGCGCGAATGGTCAACGTGTGACGCCGGAACGGGTGGTCACGACGGTGCCGCGCGGAACCCAACACTGCTGCCAGAGGGGCCTAGGGTGGCTTTCGGACATTGATTCTCGTACGGTGAGAAGATAGTTTCCTCACATTGAGAACAGCGTGATGGATAGCCTCGGAGGATGCAACGAAAGGAACGGGCATGAACAAGGACGAGATGATCTTGATCAGCGTTGATGATCACATCGTCGAGCCGCCCGATATGTTCAAGAATCATCTGCCGAAGAAGTACATCGATGAGGCGCCGCGGTTGGTGCATAACCCGGATGGTTCGGATACCTGGCAGTTTCGTGACACGGTGATTCCGAATGTGGCGCTCAATGCGGTGGCGGGGCGTCCGAAGGAGGAGTACGGGCTGGAGCCCCAGGGGTTGGATGAGATCCGGCCGGGGTGTTGGCAGGTTGATGAGCGGGTCAAGGACATGAACGCCGGGGGCATCCTGGGGTCGATGTGTTTTCCGTCGTTTCCGGGGTTTGCCGGTCGGTTGTTCGCCACTGAGGATGCGGAGTTCTCGTTGGCGTTGGTGCAGGCCTATAACGACTGGCATGTGTTGGAGTGGTGCGGGGCGTATCCGGCGCGGTTCATTCCGATGACGTTGCCGGTGATCTGGGATCCCCAGGCGTGTGCGGCCGAGATTCGGCGCAATGCTGAGCGGGGGGTGCATTCGTTGACGTTCACCGAGAATCCGTCGGCGATGGGCTATCCGAGTTTTCATGATTTTGATCATTGGAAGCCGATGTGGGATGCGCTGGTGGATACCGACACGGTGCTCAATGTGCACATCGGTTCGTCGGGGCGGTTGGCGATCACCGCCCCGGATGCGCCGATGGATGTGATGATCACCCTGCAGCCGATGAACATTGTGCAGGCCGCGGCGGATTTGTTGTGGTCGCGTCCGATCAAGGAGTATCCCGATCTGAAGATCGCGCTGTCGGAGGGTGGGACGGGCTGGATCCCGTATTTCTTGGAGCGGGTGGATCGCACCTATGAGATGCACTCGACGTGGACGGGTCAGGACTTCGGCGGCAAGCTGCCTTCTGAGGTGTTCCGTGAGCACTTCTTGACCTGCTTCATCGCCGACCCGGTCGGAGTGGCCACCCGCGACAAGATCGGGGTGGACAACATCTGTTGGGAAGCCGACTATCCGCACTCCGATTCGATGTGGCCGGGCGCGCCTGAGCAACTCGATGAGGTGCTGAAGGCCAACAACGTGGCTGATGACGAGATCAACAAGATGACGTTCGAGAACGCCATGCGCTGGTATCACTGGGACCCGTTCAGTCACATCACCCGCGAACAAGCCACCGTCGGCGCCCTACGCAAAGCCGCCGAAGGACACGACGTCTCCATCCAAGCCCTGTCGAAGAAGGAGAAGACCGGCGCGAATTTCGCGGACTTCGCCGCCAAGGCCAAACAGCTGACCGGCAACAAGGACTGAACATGGGACGGTCCTCCGGTCGACGACCGGGGGAGCGTCTCGAAGTGCGCCGGTGCGGGAAGGGCGTTCGCGCGCCGGCGCACTGACGTGTGCGCCATTGAGCAGAGGAGAACAGACGTGGCAGACGTGTCTGGGGGGATGACGTTCGAGCTGAGCGAGGATCAGCAGATCATCCGCAAGTCCGTCGCCGAACTGTGCAGCAGGTTCGACGACGAGTACTGGATGAAGAAGGACCTGGCGCACGAGTTCCCGCAGGAGTTCTACGACGCGATTGCCTCCGGTGGGTGGCTGGGCATGACTATCCCGGAGGCATACGGCGGGCATGGGCTGGGCATCACCGAGGCCACGCTGCTGCTGGAAGAGGTTGCCCGATCCGGTGCGGCGATGAACGGCGCCAGCGCGATTCATCTGACGATCTTCGGGATGCAACCGGTCGTCAAACACGGCTCCGACGAACTCAAGGCCGCGACGCTGCCGCGTATCGTCAACGGCGACCTGCACGTCTGCTTCGGCGTCACCGAACCCGGTGCGGGACTGGATACTTCGCGGATCACCACGTTCGCCAAACGGGAGGGGGGCCACTACCGCGTCAACGGCCGCAAGGTGTGGATCTCCAAAGCGCTGGAGTCGGAGAAGATCCTGCTGCTCACGCGGACCACGCCCTTCGACGAGGTCAGCAAGAAGACCGACGGTATGACGTTGTTCCTCACCGACCTCGACCGCGACCACGTCGACATCCGGCCGATCAAGAAGATGGGCCGCAACGCCGTCAGCTCCAACGAGGTGTTCATCGACGAC
This window harbors:
- a CDS encoding metal-dependent hydrolase family protein is translated as MLTLKAAGFLDVEAGEIVRPGVVRIEGDTIVGVGGADNSATVGGAEEGDVIDLGDAILLPGLMDMEVNLLMGGRGENPGLSQVQDDPATRVLRAVGNARRTLRAGFTTVRNLGLFVKTGGYLLDVALSKAIDAGWIDGPRVVPAGHAITPTGGHLDPTMFAAFMPGALELTVEEGIANGVDEIRKAVRYQIKHGAELIKVCVSGGVMSLTGEAGAQHYSDEELRAIVDEAHRRGLKVAAHTHGAEAVKHAVACGIDCIEHGFLMDDEAIQMLVDNDRWLVTTRRLAEAMDVSKAPKALQDKAAEMFPKARTSIKAAYEAGVKIAVGTDAPAIPHGKNADELVTLVDWGMPPAAVLRAATVVAADLISKPDLGRIAEGFLADIIAVPGDPLTDISVTRDVNFVMKGGKVFKNDYL
- a CDS encoding aromatic ring-hydroxylating oxygenase subunit alpha, which codes for MAFFPKPEAGSWTENWPELGTAPVNYEDSIDPEHYKLEQEAIFKKTWLNVGRVERLPKKGSYFTREMPSVGHGTSVIIVKDKQEVVRAFYNMCRHRGNKLVWNDYPGEEVSGTCRQFTCKYHAWRYSLEGDLTFVQQEGEFFDLDKSQYGLVPVRCEVWEGFIFINFDKDAMPLREYLGDFAKGLEGYPFHEMTEHYSYRSEINANWKLFIDAFVEFYHAPILHMKQAEKEEAEKLAKFGFEALAYDIKGDHSMVSSWGGMSPPKDLNMVKPIERILHSGLFGPWDRPDIKGILPDELPPAINPGRHKSWGTDSFEFFPNFTLLFWAPGWYLTYHYWPTAVDKHIFEADLYFVPPTNLRQRLSQELAAVTFKEYAFQDANTLEATQTQINTRVVTEFPLCDQEILLRHLHKTAHEYVDRYKASKAAGNGSANANSGAAATEKDHANV
- a CDS encoding carboxymuconolactone decarboxylase family protein; its protein translation is MRVPPLPTDEWDEAVDEALSSMAPERRNPEDAGNLLATLVRHPKLTRAFLRFNFHLLYGSTLPPRLRELAVLRVAHLMNCEYEWRHHVEMGRDEGLTDEVIEALQRGEAADELDRAVLHAVDELQDKSNVSDATWAALSEHLEERQLMDLVFTIGCYGALAMAINTFGVEPDPEKHAER
- a CDS encoding amidohydrolase family protein, coding for MNKDEMILISVDDHIVEPPDMFKNHLPKKYIDEAPRLVHNPDGSDTWQFRDTVIPNVALNAVAGRPKEEYGLEPQGLDEIRPGCWQVDERVKDMNAGGILGSMCFPSFPGFAGRLFATEDAEFSLALVQAYNDWHVLEWCGAYPARFIPMTLPVIWDPQACAAEIRRNAERGVHSLTFTENPSAMGYPSFHDFDHWKPMWDALVDTDTVLNVHIGSSGRLAITAPDAPMDVMITLQPMNIVQAAADLLWSRPIKEYPDLKIALSEGGTGWIPYFLERVDRTYEMHSTWTGQDFGGKLPSEVFREHFLTCFIADPVGVATRDKIGVDNICWEADYPHSDSMWPGAPEQLDEVLKANNVADDEINKMTFENAMRWYHWDPFSHITREQATVGALRKAAEGHDVSIQALSKKEKTGANFADFAAKAKQLTGNKD
- a CDS encoding acyl-CoA dehydrogenase family protein, whose amino-acid sequence is MTFELSEDQQIIRKSVAELCSRFDDEYWMKKDLAHEFPQEFYDAIASGGWLGMTIPEAYGGHGLGITEATLLLEEVARSGAAMNGASAIHLTIFGMQPVVKHGSDELKAATLPRIVNGDLHVCFGVTEPGAGLDTSRITTFAKREGGHYRVNGRKVWISKALESEKILLLTRTTPFDEVSKKTDGMTLFLTDLDRDHVDIRPIKKMGRNAVSSNEVFIDDLMVPVGDRVGEEGKGFKYILDGLNPERMLIAAEALGIGRVALEKAVKYGNERHVFNRPIGMNQGLQFPLADSLARLDAAELVLRKATWLYDNGKPCGREANTAKYLCADAGFGAADRALQLHGGMGYSEEYHVSRYFRESRLMKIAPVSQEMILNFLGEHVLGLPRSY